A window of Arcobacter acticola genomic DNA:
AGTTTAAAGTTAATTGCCCAAGGGAACATAAATATAATCTCTACATCAAATAAAATAAACAATAAGGCAGTTAAATAAAATTGCGTTGATATTGTGTTTGGTTGTTTTGTAACTTCTGGCCCACACTCATAAAGTGTTGTTTTTAATTTTTCTGTGTCAAGTCTTGCAATTTTTCTACTTACATATCTTGCTAGCCATACGGTTGCACCAAAAGCACCAAATGTTACAATAAACATAACAAATGCACCAAAATAGGGATGTGCAAATTCCATGTGTGTCATTTAATCTATCCTTTTAAAGCTAAAAGTTTTAATCTACAAATACAATACTAAATTTGTGATAAATAGCCACTTATATAATAATTATGAATAATATTGTAACCTAATAAAAATAAGCTTATACTTTAATGTTTTTCTAAGGATAAAAGCTAAATTGGTACAAAAAGAAACATTAAATCTATAGTAAAATTTTTATAATAAAAAAGTATAATTTATTAATTTCTTAAAATATTATTAATTATAATGATTAATTATACTTTTTAAAGATGAGATATTTGTGATATTTTTTAAATAACATTTTCGTTAAGTAAGTTTAGAAAAAACCTACTTTATTTTCACTGTCAAATTGACCTTTTTGCTCTTTTGTAATTTGCTCTTTGAAATTTTCAACTTTAAAAATTGGCTCATCGCTAACAGCTATTTTATAAGCTGTATTTTTAATTACAAGCTCTATTTGTCCACCCGTTAGTTCATATTTAGCTAACTCTTCAATATCAAAGTCTTTTTCTAAAGGAAGAGATGATGGAATTAATTTTTTCCATAAATCCAATCTTTGAGCTTTATTTGGTTTTACAAATTCAATTTTATAATTAAATCTTCTAGAAAATGCCTTATCAAGATTTTCAAGTAAATTTGTTGTTGCAATTAATATTCCATCGAATCTTTCAATCTGTTCTAAAAAGATATTTTGCATTTGATTATGCATCTTATCACTACTACTTACTCCTCCAGAAGCTCGTGCGCTTAAAAACTGATCTGCTTCATTTAGTAACAATACAGGTTCTGATTTTGTTTGAGTTCTAAGTTCATAGTATTTATCAAAAATACTTCTTACATTTTTTTCACTTTCACCTATATACATAGATAAAATTTTTGAACAATCAAAACTTAATACCTCTTTTTTAAGAGATCTAGCAAGTGCAAGGGCTGTTAATGTTTTACCAGTTCCTGCAACACCATAAAAGATTATTTTAGCTTCTATTCCTCTTTTTTTATCTTTAATTCCCCATTGTTTAAGTCTATTAATAACAGTTTTATCAACTTGTTTTAACAATGAATCTAAAGTTTCTTTTGTTTTTTCATTTAAAACTACGTCATCTAAAGATTTTGTTGTTGAGATTAACTCAAACATCTCTTGCTCTTTTATAACTGTATCAAGTTTTATTTTTCCTACATTTGTAGATTTTTTTGTTGGATGTGAAATTTTATATAATACCTCATCAGGAATATAAAAATTTCTATTAATTCCTCCAAATGGAGTTAAAACTTCATCATAATCAATCAATGATTTTGAAACTAAAGTTGAGCTTTCTTCTAATAGACTTCTGTATTTGATTTTTTCATAATCATCGCTTGAAATTAATTCAATCAAAGAGTTCATATCTCTTAAGCTTCCATCTCCACCTGAATACTCTTCTTTTAATAGAGCTAAAAACAATGTTTGTTCTTGTTCGTCTAAATCATTATCTTTGAAGAAATCCACAAGCATAATTGCGTTATTTGTAACTTTGATTCTCTCTTTAATTCTATTTTCCAATAAAATTAATTTTGATTTTAATCTATTTGAACTTGGACTATTTACATCAAAGTTTTTTCTTACTACATTTAACTGCTGTGCTAAATCTATTCTAAAAAATTGATCTTGTAAATATTCTAAATGATCAGAGTAATTCTTAATCTCAGGAAGGATGAAATCATTGCTTCCATTTTCAAGCATTTTTAAATATGCACTTGAAAGAGAGATACTTGAATTGATAAGTTCAAGTTTTGATACTTCACTAAGTTTAACTTGATCAAATGATACTTGAACAATCCAACCAAACTCTAAAAGTGATTTAATCAAATCGAGTTTTTCTAAATGTTTATAAGTTTTTAAATCATAAAACTCACCTAATACGTCAATAACACCTAAAGTATCTCTACCATTTACATACTCTTTAGACATATATTGTAAAATTTTTGCTTCTTCAACAGAACATTTTAATTGTGTATAGAATGTAGTTGATTCTACATTTTGTGCTTTTATAAAGTTTATAACTTCTTTCATTCTATTTCTATAATCCTATTTATTTAATTTGTTTTCTAGATTTTTGAAAAATGGATCTAAGATTTCTTTTTCTTTAAATTCAATTTTAAAATCACTATTTATTACTATATTCAGTTTATCTACTCTTAAATCTTTTATATCTTTGTAGTTTATACTTCTTGAATTTTTATTAATATCAATTGTAAAACTATTTTCTATTTCAGTGAAATAATCATCGCATAATGCCTTATATGAGCCTTTTGAATACACTATATCTTGACAGTTATTATTTTGAAGATATTGTTTTATTTCGTTTAAGTTAGATTGATTATGTAGATTTAATGCAATTATAATTAATGCAATAAATAAAAATAGTCCTATAAAAATCATTTAAACTCCCAGTAAAAATAATATAATACTGCAATAAGTCTTAACTACTTATGAATAAAAAACCTGATAGAATAAGCAAAATTACTTGAGTAAATAAAAAGGATTCCAATGTTTAAACTTGTTACTTCTTCTTTTACAGCAATAACACTTTCAATATTTTTATTAAATGGTTGTGTTGACCATAGTGAAGCTTTGAAAGTATTACCTAATGAACTAGCAATAGCAGATCAATGTAAAAACACAAATGCAAAATATGAAATGGATTGTTATGATTTAATTTCATATAAAAACTCTTTTGCACAATTAAGACTTGGATTAAATGCGCAACTTAGCGGAAATTATAATGAGGCACTACAACGATATTTATATGCAAAAGAAAAAGGGAACTTTTATGTTAACTCTTTGTTAGCAGAACTATATAATAATGGCTTTGGTGTTGAGAAAAATGAAGAAACCGTTATTAAATTATTAGAAGAAGTAAAAGATGTTGATCCAATAGCAGCATACAAACTATCTTATAACTATTTAGCAAAACAAGATTATAAAAAAGCCGTTAAGCTTTTAACTTATGCTGCTGAAAATAACGTAAAACCTGCACAATCTGAACTATCAAAAATTTATAGCAATTCAGAGATTATAGATACAGATTTAGAAAAAAGCATCTATTGGAATGACTTATACCAAGACAAATCTGATAGTTTTATGAAAAGAATATATGGAAAATAAATGATAAGAAAAATACTACTACCTACTGCTGTACTTTTTATGTTTACAGCTTGTTCTATGAAAATGCCGACATTCTCTATGCCATCGTTTTCAATGCCTTCTTTTTTTGATTCTGAGGATAAAGATTTACTTAGTTTAAAAGAGGCAAATCTTTGTCAAGAAATTGAAAGTTTAGATTCAAAACTTACATGTTATAAAAAAATAGTAGATAAGAACTCTTATGCTCAACTTAGAATGGGTACATATTATGCTGATAAAAAAGAGTATAAAGATGCAGTTAAATATCTAGAGCAAGCAAAAAGCAATGATAATATTTACGCAAATCTTGCCTTAGCCTTTTTATATTATAAAGGTGATGGAGTTAAAAAAGATATAGATAAGTCTTTTGAATTACTAAAAGAATCAAGTAATATTGATCCAAATGCAGCTTATCAATTAGCAAGATTTTATCTTCAAGGTATAAATACTAAAATAGATAATCAAAAAGGAGTAGAATTAATAAATTTTGCTGCTTCAAAAGGTGTATCTACAGCTCAAAAGATGTTAATAAATATTCATAGAGAAGGTTCGTTTGAACAACCTCGTGATCAAAAGAAAGTTGAATATTGGGAAAACATAGTAAAACAAAACAAAGAAGATACTACATTTAAAGTTTATAAACTTTAATCTACAAACTAAAACAATACTACTTTTTTTCTAGTCCATAGAAAAAAAGTTCTATTGTGTCATTAATGATATTTTTTGTATCATATTTCTCTATTAAATAACTCTCAATAAAACCATCTGATAATTTTTTAAACAGCGTAGATAGATGCTTATAATTGATGTTTTTATTTGGATAAAGTTGTTTAAACTGTCTTATTAAAAATTCATATATTTCATCAACTATTGGATGATTTGAAATATCTAACTTATGGAAAAAATATGGATCAGTTGTATTATCATCAATTTGAATAAATATCTCATATTTACAAGATAAATATAATTCAAGATTTTCTTTTGGATTGTTTGTCTCTTTAGATTTTAGAGTATCTAGAAAGTTTTGAAGTTTTGAAATAAGATATTCTAAATATAAATTTTCTTTTGAAGTAAATAGATTATAGATTGTTCCAACAGATATTTCCAACTCCTTTGCTAAATGTGATATTTTAAAACTTTTATACCCATATCTATCAAAATATTCAGTTGCTGCTTTTAAATACAAATCTTTTTTTACTTTAATTAATTCTTCATTTATTTTATTCTTCATTTATATCCATAATTTTTTTATGATTATAATTTAATTAATATTAAAAACAAAATTGAACTATAAATAATAAATTGAACTTAATTCATTATTAAGTTTATTTGATTTAAAATCTATTTTACATTGAAACTTAGGATTCACATGAATTTCAACCCACAAATAAAATTAAAACTTTTAAGAGATTTTAAAACTGACGCATTATTAATCTATATAAAAACAGTAATTGAAGAACTTCTAGAAAACATAAAAAAAGGAAGTTATAAAATTGATTTAGGAAATGATGAGTTTAATTTAGAGATTGAAGAAAATATCAAAATATTAAACTCTCATCTTAGTAAGACAATTATAAATGCTTATGAATTAAAAGCATTTATGTCTTATAGTCAAATAAAAACAAAAAATAGCAAACTTCTTCCAAATGATGAAGCCTTAGTTTTTTATTATAATTCAATAGTAAAACAAATAGAAACAAGTCTTCAAGAAGGTGATATCTGGATTCCTGAACAAATAATATTATCACTTCTTAGTGAATGGATTTTAGAAGAGAACAAATCACTTACTTTATACCCATTTTTAAATGATATTGATTATTTAA
This region includes:
- a CDS encoding tetratricopeptide repeat protein, whose amino-acid sequence is MIRKILLPTAVLFMFTACSMKMPTFSMPSFSMPSFFDSEDKDLLSLKEANLCQEIESLDSKLTCYKKIVDKNSYAQLRMGTYYADKKEYKDAVKYLEQAKSNDNIYANLALAFLYYKGDGVKKDIDKSFELLKESSNIDPNAAYQLARFYLQGINTKIDNQKGVELINFAASKGVSTAQKMLINIHREGSFEQPRDQKKVEYWENIVKQNKEDTTFKVYKL
- a CDS encoding ATP-binding protein, producing MKEVINFIKAQNVESTTFYTQLKCSVEEAKILQYMSKEYVNGRDTLGVIDVLGEFYDLKTYKHLEKLDLIKSLLEFGWIVQVSFDQVKLSEVSKLELINSSISLSSAYLKMLENGSNDFILPEIKNYSDHLEYLQDQFFRIDLAQQLNVVRKNFDVNSPSSNRLKSKLILLENRIKERIKVTNNAIMLVDFFKDNDLDEQEQTLFLALLKEEYSGGDGSLRDMNSLIELISSDDYEKIKYRSLLEESSTLVSKSLIDYDEVLTPFGGINRNFYIPDEVLYKISHPTKKSTNVGKIKLDTVIKEQEMFELISTTKSLDDVVLNEKTKETLDSLLKQVDKTVINRLKQWGIKDKKRGIEAKIIFYGVAGTGKTLTALALARSLKKEVLSFDCSKILSMYIGESEKNVRSIFDKYYELRTQTKSEPVLLLNEADQFLSARASGGVSSSDKMHNQMQNIFLEQIERFDGILIATTNLLENLDKAFSRRFNYKIEFVKPNKAQRLDLWKKLIPSSLPLEKDFDIEELAKYELTGGQIELVIKNTAYKIAVSDEPIFKVENFKEQITKEQKGQFDSENKVGFF
- a CDS encoding NAD(P)H-quinone oxidoreductase subunit 3, with translation MTHMEFAHPYFGAFVMFIVTFGAFGATVWLARYVSRKIARLDTEKLKTTLYECGPEVTKQPNTISTQFYLTALLFILFDVEIIFMFPWAINFKLLGWFGFVEMILFFTILAIGFLYAWKKGALEWHSIK
- a CDS encoding tetratricopeptide repeat protein is translated as MFKLVTSSFTAITLSIFLLNGCVDHSEALKVLPNELAIADQCKNTNAKYEMDCYDLISYKNSFAQLRLGLNAQLSGNYNEALQRYLYAKEKGNFYVNSLLAELYNNGFGVEKNEETVIKLLEEVKDVDPIAAYKLSYNYLAKQDYKKAVKLLTYAAENNVKPAQSELSKIYSNSEIIDTDLEKSIYWNDLYQDKSDSFMKRIYGK
- a CDS encoding TetR/AcrR family transcriptional regulator, with protein sequence MKNKINEELIKVKKDLYLKAATEYFDRYGYKSFKISHLAKELEISVGTIYNLFTSKENLYLEYLISKLQNFLDTLKSKETNNPKENLELYLSCKYEIFIQIDDNTTDPYFFHKLDISNHPIVDEIYEFLIRQFKQLYPNKNINYKHLSTLFKKLSDGFIESYLIEKYDTKNIINDTIELFFYGLEKK